The proteins below are encoded in one region of Aestuariivirga litoralis:
- a CDS encoding carbohydrate ABC transporter permease: MKTAWYKTAAFYAFVAFIIVQAVFPFYYAIITSFKSGAALFEITYLPTSFSLENYQQVLFGGNGTFLQNLWNSLWVASITVILALFLAVTAAYSLSRVKFKGRGLLLMTILAVSMFPQVAVLAGLFQVIQSMGIYNTDWSLIFSYMIFTLPFTVWVLTTFMRDLPIELEEAAIVDGASPWVIITKIFMPLMWPALVTTGLLAFISAWNEYLFALTFTASNNAARTVPVGIALLSGSTDHEIPWGLIMAASVIVTIPLVVLVLIFQRKIVSGLTAGGVKG; encoded by the coding sequence ATGAAAACCGCATGGTATAAAACTGCAGCTTTTTACGCCTTCGTCGCCTTCATCATCGTGCAGGCGGTGTTCCCCTTCTATTACGCGATCATCACCAGCTTCAAATCTGGCGCTGCCTTGTTCGAGATCACCTATCTGCCCACCAGCTTCTCGCTGGAGAATTATCAACAGGTTCTGTTCGGCGGCAACGGCACGTTCCTGCAGAATCTGTGGAACTCGCTGTGGGTCGCCTCGATCACCGTCATCCTGGCCTTGTTCCTGGCGGTCACGGCGGCCTATTCGCTCAGCCGGGTGAAATTCAAGGGCCGGGGGCTCCTTCTGATGACCATTCTGGCCGTGTCCATGTTTCCGCAGGTTGCGGTTCTAGCCGGACTTTTTCAGGTGATCCAGTCCATGGGCATCTACAACACCGACTGGTCGCTGATCTTCTCTTATATGATCTTCACGCTGCCCTTCACCGTCTGGGTGCTCACCACCTTCATGCGTGACCTGCCGATCGAGCTGGAGGAGGCGGCCATCGTCGACGGCGCATCGCCCTGGGTCATCATCACCAAGATTTTCATGCCACTGATGTGGCCGGCCTTGGTTACGACGGGCCTGCTCGCCTTCATCTCGGCATGGAATGAATATCTCTTCGCGCTCACTTTCACAGCGTCCAACAATGCGGCCCGCACCGTGCCGGTCGGCATTGCGCTTCTCTCTGGCTCCACCGATCACGAAATCCCGTGGGGCCTGATCATGGCGGCATCAGTGATCGTCACTATTCCACTCGTCGTACTCGTTCTCATCTTCCAACGAAAAATTGTTTCCGGTCTCACCGCCGGTGGGGTCAAGGGGTAA